The Magnolia sinica isolate HGM2019 chromosome 9, MsV1, whole genome shotgun sequence sequence TCATAGGGCAGCTGGGATTCTTTAAGACTATTTGACACCCTTTTTATCTTCCGCCAATATAAACTTTTAACAACGATGAGGGCATAAGATCCAAGGGAAAAAGAAGCATAACTAGTCCCTAAGGCACTATTTGGTTACAAAGTTGCCTTCTAGATAGACTGTTCTGTTCATGCTGTCATGGGTGGGCTACATGGGTCAAGCTGTCTTCAGATAGCTATTGTTGTTTGCTTGTCAAAGACTCTAAAACAGCGACTTAAATTGGAATATGGCACATGGCACATGTATGGTGTATGTGCACAATTGCACATTGAcacatgtggggcacttgaaAATGATGGCGGCATAGTGGCACATGTGGGACAGTTGAACATAGGCAATCGCACGTCACACATTTGGTACATGTGACGCATATGCATGGAATAGTGTTTTCCTACATGCTCCGGAACAGGGTTAAGATTTCGTCTTCTTTATTCTACTTCTTTTCCACTAGGGTCATCCTTGCTAATGCAAGTTGTGAGGACAAGTTGTCCTAAatctttttccattcatctgcATAAATAGGTTAGGAAAACCGTGGACAATCTGTCTTTGACAATTTCTACAAGACAAAGCTTTGCTTGCATCAAAACAGCTCTAGTGTCATTGGGGATAGCTTGTTTCATGGAAAAGGTGGAATAACATGAGGATACTTTTTCCCTACTTTGATACACGTGGAACACAACATTCCATGCACTAGCGTCACATTTTCCAAATGTGCCATATGTATCACCATCAACGTTCTACTGCCCCACATGTGCTTCACATGCCACCATTAATCTTTAAGTGCCTCACATTTGTAAATGGGTACTTGCGGCAAGAgttccacatgtgccaccatccatctttaaaCTCCCCACATGTGCCATGACTACTGGAGTCCATCTTCATTCCCTATTTTAGAGTGTTTGACGAACAATGAACAAAATGGCTAGTTCATGACAACATAATTGCCCATCCAAGCCAGCATGACGTATACAGCCTGTTCCTGACATAACTTTGCTTACAATCAAAGATTGCTAAATTAATGAAAATAAAGTCCAATAAATagtatcttaaaaaaaaaatcatgtctaAATCTTTTTAGATTAGGAGGTCAATATCTAGAAGGAATGTTGAAGATTTTAAGAAGACTTTTTAATTACCCAACGGAAAGGAAATAAGAAGCATCTCCGAACAACTAAAAAAATGGGGTTTACATGGGCCTTGTATAATTTATAAAAACTATATAGCATGTGCTCCGTTTATGGAAACTATGCacctttgctttttcttttttccttttttactgATTAAGCACCGCCTGTCGGCAAGGTAGCAACCAGTCctctttctcaaaaaaaaaaaaaaaaaatgaagaagaagaagaaaaaagaaaaaagaaaaaagaaaagaacaacgAGTCCCCCATCATGGACAAAGGAGTCCAGATGTTAGTTTGTCAGCCAGTCATTGAATAATTCCCagataatcatgaaatttcactgGGAGCATGACTCTTAGAGGTCAATtgaaatagttgggacaaggttATTTTGATGAAGAGTACATTTTTCATGTTCATGAAATATATCCCACATCACATTCTGATAAACTGTAATTTCATGGTATTTACTAAGTTTCATACATCATTATCAGAGATTatatatccaaagtatatattaAGGGACATTTGTACCCATGCCTACCGTAAATTATTGAGATTAATGTAGATCATCTCAATCAATTATTAAAGGCTGATGATCGGTGATTAAAGGCAGCTGGTATGAAGATGAACAGTCGGAAAAGGTTTTATGTGACGTTGGTCGCTTGATCGCCGCGGCATACAGTTTTTACCCTAATGCCAGAGTTTTACATAAACACTCCATGAATTTGTTAATCTCCTTGTATCAGAATATTAGCCATGTGGCAACACTTATGTGTACACATGTTTACTAACAATTAAAAGGTATAATGTCACAAACGAGTAGAGCACTCCCTGTATTTGAATTGCCATCTTTGATTTATATTTGAGAATGATGAATTgataatttgaaatttttataggTGTGATCACACAATTTCAAGTACCAAAGGACCAGATGTATCATGCTAATTGCAAATCCTGTCTTGATAAGCCCATCATGGCCCATCATCCGAGATTTTGCCATTCAGCAATAGATCTACAAGATTCAATGAAGTCCAGATTTCAACAAAGACAATTCAGAAAATCCTACATTCATGCAACATTAAATCAAGCAAGTGAAAATGAACCTGAGGTTGTTCATTCGAAAGGATTTTGGAGAAGTGTTTGGAACAAGTTAATTATCTTGTACCGTTTCTGTCGTGTCTATCCTTTCATTGGTACTGTAAGTGTCATCAATGCATTAAAACCTCTTAATGAAGTTACTATGTGATCTTTTTGAGTATGATAGTTTGAAAAGGAGAAATGAGTAATGATGTGGATTACTTGTGTGAGATTCAGGCCACTtctaggtgggacccatcatgatcaGGCCCTAGTGCTGAagatcaggccagtccactcattacTTAGACTACACGTGCCAAAAATATTGATGGtttggaaaaaaaggaaaagcaaAAAAACAAAGACAATGACCAATTTTATATTCAACTTATGCATGTCGTCCATATCTTGGCCAACGGATtccacagtgagccccacctgatgaatggtcccaTAGATTCTCCATGTCATCTCTATTCTGAAAGATACTGAGTTTCTTGGTATTTATGcttatcttctttcttctttctttttttatttagatCATAGGAGTAATATCAGCTTCTCTGCTTCCAATTGAAAGTGTGGCTGATATTTCTCCAAAATTTCTTGTGGGTCTATTGCAGGTAATGTATGTGACTAATAGAGCAAtttatttctcttatttcttttctttttttttcataaatctctaaAACCATCACTTTCAATGTTATAGGGCTTAATACCATCAACTTTAATGGACTTTTATGTATCAACTGTAAATGATGTCTATGACGTTGAAATAGACAAGGTGGGCATTTCATAGATTTCAATTTTCAATATGTCGCTACTATTTTAGTAGGCCTTGCAGTAAAATTACATGAATTTCAGATTAATTGGGCTAttgctttccctttcttttttccttctccttAAGAAGTGTTATACAATACTAAGCACAAATTACCAGCCACTTCGTTCAGTGAAGATAAGCATTCTGGACATATGGGACCAACCTTCCAGTGATGATAATTTAGAAAGTGAATCATGACCTTGATGGACAATGTACTAAAGTATCTTATATCGAAAAATACCAGCAATTTTACCACCCATTTGCAGGCCAATTATTGAATGACTAGGATTCTTCCATGGGGCTATACATCATAGAGAATGGTCTGGTCATTAAAGGGTGAGTTGGACCTGTATGTGAGCGGAGTCAATTTTGAATGCTGGTAGTTTGGGCTGATCATTGTACATTTCAATCTTTGTTAATGGCTTCTCATGGTCCTAATTAATGGTTGATATTATTCTTCTTCAGATTAACAAGCCTTATCTTCCACTTGCTTCTGGAGAATTGTCAATGGCTGCTGGAATAGCATTCACTGTCATTTGCGCTTCTCTGGTATTTCATCTTGCAAGAAGCAAACACGTGCACCATGAGTTCCTTATGAAATCtgaagttttagttcattttggGCTTGGAAATCTTAAACATACTGCCATTGTAGGTGCCCTGGCCCAAAGCACAAGCATGTCTGATTGGTTGGCCGAAAGCTCAAGCCTGTCTAatgagttggtgggccacacagatccATTGAGTGTGGACCATCAGTAGTATTCTTTTTAAGTGTCCATTTCTCTGGCACATGCATGGCTgacatgatgagtggactggcctgatctTTGGACCAGGGTGTCCACACAGTAGGCTGGCATGATGAGCAGCTTGAAGGTCACACGTGTGTAGTGAATGATCTGCTAGTTTCGTTAGTATTGCTTTAATTTAGGTGCCCAATACAATTCCTAGTAGTTAGGATTTTCTAACATCTACTACATGCTTATGTTCAGCAACAATTCCTGTTATTTCTATGACCAGTGTTTTAAGTTATGATCTTTAAAGCCGAACAACAGGCTATAATGATGAAGGTGACAGTGACAACCTATGAAGTTATGATTTTTTGTATGATCTAATATTTCATTCATTATTGCAGGGTTTTGCAACGGCCTTCATGTTTCAGTCACCGCCGCTTCTCTGGGCCATGCTTTTTATGTTCCTAGTCGGAAGTGCATATTCAGTTGATGTAAGAGCATCTAATCTTTGATTTTATGTTACCATTATCTAGAAATGAAGGATTAATAGTCAATGCCATCCAAATTTAAACAAAGGGTAATCTTGCCTTGGTCATTTTACAAATACATCTTTAACATTGGACAAAAATAAGAACTAGTAGTAAATGAATGCACATATATCAGTCGTCATCTCTAACTATGATGGGAAGGAAACCAGAATGTAttccaaaataaaaattttaaatcctGGTCTGTAAAACATTTCAGATTCCTACTTGTCATATTTTGACTCTTCAAATCGAGATCGAGGTACCCTCTTCTTCTCCGCCTCTAATACTATGTGA is a genomic window containing:
- the LOC131257010 gene encoding coumarin 8-geranyltransferase 1b, chloroplastic-like isoform X2; this encodes MDSVAFSRFLPFRGFATQRQSCYSKGVITQFQVPKDQMYHANCKSCLDKPIMAHHPRFCHSAIDLQDSMKSRFQQRQFRKSYIHATLNQASENEPEVVHSKGFWRSVWNKLIILYRFCRVYPFIGTIIGVISASLLPIESVADISPKFLVGLLQGLIPSTLMDFYVSTVNDVYDVEIDKINKPYLPLASGELSMAAGIAFTVICASLGFATAFMFQSPPLLWAMLFMFLVGSAYSVDLPYLRWKQSAFLAAFSILSMRAFIMPIAIYMHMQMQIFGRPFVISRSLVVTVVSVCFLMTAISLFKVLGHGILAWIVWWRSQSLDLESKAEVHSFYMFIWKLYYTEYLLVLFMR
- the LOC131257010 gene encoding homogentisate phytyltransferase 1, chloroplastic-like isoform X1; translated protein: MDSVAFSRFLPFRGFATQRQSCYSKGVITQFQVPKDQMYHANCKSCLDKPIMAHHPRFCHSAIDLQDSMKSRFQQRQFRKSYIHATLNQASENEPEVVHSKGFWRSVWNKLIILYRFCRVYPFIGTIIGVISASLLPIESVADISPKFLVGLLQGLIPSTLMDFYVSTVNDVYDVEIDKINKPYLPLASGELSMAAGIAFTVICASLGFATAFMFQSPPLLWAMLFMFLVGSAYSVDLPYLRWKQSAFLAAFSILSMRAFIMPIAIYMHMQMQIFGRPFVISRSLVVTVVSVCFLMTAISLFKDVPDVEGDKSFGVKSLSVRIGKERVFQLCISILLTGYCAAMVVGASSSYIYNKLVTVLGHGILAWIVWWRSQSLDLESKAEVHSFYMFIWKLYYTEYLLVLFMR